Proteins encoded within one genomic window of Bacteroidota bacterium:
- a CDS encoding MmcQ/YjbR family DNA-binding protein yields MNIEQLRQYCMGKTDVEEGFPFGETVLVFKVNGKMFLLLPLDTEGLQFNVKCDPEKAIELRSEFPCVKPGFHMNKTHWNTVYVDGTVSDKLIKEWIDDSYELINKVKMQSRKLSGSKVKKAK; encoded by the coding sequence ATGAACATAGAACAATTACGTCAGTATTGTATGGGTAAAACCGATGTTGAGGAAGGATTTCCTTTTGGAGAAACGGTTTTAGTATTTAAAGTCAATGGAAAAATGTTTTTATTGCTTCCTTTAGATACAGAAGGATTACAATTCAATGTAAAGTGTGATCCGGAGAAAGCCATAGAGCTCCGTTCTGAATTTCCATGTGTAAAACCCGGTTTCCATATGAATAAAACTCACTGGAATACTGTTTATGTTGATGGAACGGTTTCGGATAAGTTGATCAAGGAATGGATTGATGATTCGTATGAATTAATAAATAAAGTCAAAATGCAATCCCGAAAGTTATCAGGATCAAAAGTCAAAAAAGCGAAGTGA
- a CDS encoding EamA family transporter has protein sequence MACLCSSSNFLGDYFFAIRVGVETFPPFLMAGFRHSIGGILICLYFYLKGYKLPPKKDLKVFAINGLLMLAFGNGLVTWAEQYVNSGLAALICSLTPIWIIAVNSVSGQKEKLNYIIGLGILLCLFGQFLLFKDNIKDFADPNYAIGIISILIANIAWAVGTVYSKNHRSETSPLFGAGLQMVCGGIILDLVGTARGEWSNLHPSSEAVWALVYLILFGSIIAYGAYMYVLKLLPATIISTYAYINTVVAVFLGWLWLDEPLNMLVWTAVVLTIAGVYLVNKSYSK, from the coding sequence ATGGCTTGCTTATGCAGCAGTAGCAATTTTCTGGGGGACTACTTTTTTGCCATCCGCGTTGGAGTAGAAACTTTTCCGCCTTTTTTAATGGCAGGATTCAGACATAGTATTGGTGGTATTCTGATCTGTCTGTATTTTTATCTTAAAGGATATAAACTTCCACCGAAAAAAGATCTGAAGGTTTTTGCAATAAATGGTTTGCTTATGCTTGCCTTTGGAAATGGTCTTGTAACCTGGGCAGAGCAATATGTGAACAGCGGATTGGCCGCGCTTATTTGTTCTCTGACGCCAATCTGGATCATTGCAGTAAACAGTGTAAGCGGACAAAAGGAAAAATTAAATTATATAATTGGTCTTGGAATTTTATTGTGTCTGTTTGGTCAGTTCTTGTTGTTCAAGGATAACATCAAAGATTTTGCCGACCCCAATTATGCCATAGGTATTATATCAATTTTAATTGCAAACATTGCCTGGGCCGTAGGCACAGTATATTCGAAAAACCATCGGTCGGAAACTAGTCCATTATTCGGAGCCGGATTACAAATGGTATGTGGTGGAATTATTTTGGATCTGGTAGGGACGGCAAGAGGGGAGTGGTCGAATTTACATCCCTCTTCAGAAGCAGTATGGGCATTAGTTTATCTTATTTTATTCGGATCAATAATCGCTTATGGTGCTTATATGTATGTGCTCAAACTGCTGCCGGCCACAATCATCAGCACATATGCATACATCAATACAGTAGTCGCTGTATTCTTAGGATGGCTTTGGCTGGATGAACCACTTAATATGCTTGTGTGGACGGCAGTTGTGCTTACTATTGCAGGAGTTTATCTTGTAAACAAAAGTTATAGCAAGTAA
- a CDS encoding T9SS type A sorting domain-containing protein, which translates to MKFTSILALLFIAISANAQTYSGPESVEFDVANNRWLISNTVSHRILARDSAGTLSIFVPGTSNGPYGIEIVGDTVFCCSGGSIKGYLLSTSQQVFNLNLGATFLNGLTHDNSGNLYATDYSAKTIHKVSISAMTDSIIASGLVKTPNGIIYDAANNRCVYVTWGSNAPINAIDLSTYTISTIISTTLSNCDGIARDGQGRYYVSNWGNQTIVRYDSDFVAPPTIVGTGMSGPADIFYDVTNDVLAVPNSGNNTVTFLDFNTVSVNEISSGVSTAFPNPATDRVTINLMEGNVKEIMIFNSMGQLILENSPAEKSKNFTVDVSKMKSGKYFYNVKSESGLKSTGSFIVD; encoded by the coding sequence ATGAAATTCACTTCAATTCTCGCCCTATTGTTTATTGCAATTTCTGCGAATGCTCAAACTTACAGTGGCCCCGAAAGTGTCGAATTCGATGTTGCAAATAACCGCTGGCTGATCTCAAATACAGTGAGCCACCGGATTCTTGCACGCGATAGTGCGGGAACTCTTTCTATATTTGTGCCCGGAACCAGTAACGGACCATACGGAATTGAAATTGTCGGTGATACTGTTTTCTGTTGTTCAGGTGGTAGCATAAAAGGTTATCTGCTTTCTACCAGTCAGCAAGTTTTTAATTTGAATCTTGGTGCTACATTTCTGAATGGCTTAACACATGATAATTCCGGAAATTTATATGCAACTGATTATTCAGCCAAGACCATTCATAAGGTTTCAATTTCAGCTATGACAGATTCGATTATTGCAAGTGGACTTGTAAAAACTCCAAATGGAATTATTTATGATGCCGCTAACAATCGTTGTGTTTACGTGACATGGGGAAGCAATGCACCAATAAATGCTATTGATCTTTCTACATATACTATTTCAACAATTATTTCAACGACACTGAGTAATTGCGATGGTATTGCGCGCGATGGACAAGGAAGATATTATGTTTCTAACTGGGGTAATCAAACTATAGTTCGTTACGACAGTGATTTCGTTGCACCACCAACTATTGTTGGAACTGGAATGAGTGGTCCAGCGGATATTTTTTACGATGTAACAAATGATGTATTGGCCGTTCCGAATTCAGGAAACAATACTGTCACATTTCTTGATTTTAATACTGTGTCTGTAAATGAAATTTCATCGGGTGTTTCAACTGCATTTCCTAATCCTGCAACAGATCGTGTTACCATAAATCTGATGGAGGGAAATGTTAAAGAAATCATGATCTTCAATTCAATGGGACAATTGATCCTGGAAAATTCACCTGCTGAAAAGAGTAAAAATTTTACTGTTGATGTTTCTAAAATGAAATCGGGGAAATATTTTTATAATGTGAAAAGTGAAAGCGGATTGAAAAGTACCGGGAGTTTTATTGTGGATTAA
- a CDS encoding SPOR domain-containing protein, whose amino-acid sequence MKRLIFLLSILLSTNLSFAQKTVTTYNDDSTLMITKDPRYDQLVAKQKRQNLMTQTMPGYRIQIYFGGVRQKASEVKLDFNSKYPGVPAYLTYQQPNFKVRVGDYRSRFEAQKFLKEIDGMFPSGFIVPEDVKLPPIH is encoded by the coding sequence ATGAAACGATTGATCTTTCTGCTGTCTATTTTATTGAGCACTAATTTGTCATTTGCACAAAAAACTGTTACAACATACAACGATGACAGTACATTAATGATTACAAAAGATCCGCGTTATGATCAACTGGTTGCGAAACAAAAGCGTCAGAACCTGATGACACAAACAATGCCGGGTTACAGGATCCAGATCTATTTTGGTGGGGTTCGCCAGAAGGCTTCAGAAGTTAAATTAGATTTCAATTCCAAATATCCGGGAGTACCTGCATATCTCACTTACCAGCAACCGAATTTTAAAGTACGGGTTGGTGATTACAGAAGTCGTTTTGAAGCTCAGAAATTTTTAAAAGAAATCGACGGAATGTTCCCTTCAGGATTCATTGTACCTGAAGATGTGAAGTTGCCCCCAATCCATTAA
- a CDS encoding OmpA family protein codes for MKKLLLISLLLFTGFYRSSAQLNFGVAHSNFSGTQGMYLNPAAIADSRHRLAFELYSVSFLANNNQAKFDFNRLFKDARSSDSLKLGNYLRSLSGTNLNMILPYAEVRGPSLFYSIDRRNTIGLNTRVRLLNQFEDFNGDVFNAVLHGLTNSGNSFSVNNSTPYYWTSHLVTDLGLSYGVVLMDKGKDFVKAGITAKFYRGNAFLNMSGTSLDGTYYSDGDSLVVNDADFTMSSNLTDEKANQLRNFGTVSNFFDQFFGKSAGTGFGGDVGVIYEYRPDHESYYYDMDNETHIYDREVNKYKFKASLSVLDIGKVRYKDVQSIHVTGSGTITNVNEVHFNNYSELNDNFTSFGLTVDSVTGQTVDVKLPTTLVAGIDYKFINHVYGNLTYMQGVVTDMKVPGNYYYNQVTLTPRYESKRYDIGVPVSYNMMSEDVKVGFGARVAFFTIGSDDLLGYFGSNSKGFNVYFGIRANINFKKPKDSDGDKVSDKLDSCIFEKGVWAYKGCPIPDKDGDGILDPDDLCPDLAGLKSARGCPDRDLDSIADASDNCPDVYGMLKFNGCPDTDGDDVPDMNDSCPNIKGEPRYNGCPDTDGDGLSDNLDKCPDKAGPVANEGCPDTDNDGIADNLDRCPEKAGPRSNNGCPEISVEVKKRLAFAATAIQFDFAKATIKKGSFKLLDEIVAILNEYSDYNMTIFGHTDNIGTDSTNMKLSRDRANSVREYFISKGITTDRLTSDGFGESQPVATNKTSAGRAKNRRVDMDLKLK; via the coding sequence ATGAAAAAACTATTACTTATAAGTCTTCTCTTATTCACCGGATTTTATCGTTCATCAGCTCAGTTGAACTTTGGAGTTGCGCACAGCAATTTCTCCGGAACTCAAGGAATGTACCTGAATCCTGCTGCAATTGCAGACTCAAGACATCGACTGGCCTTTGAATTGTATTCAGTAAGTTTCCTGGCAAATAACAATCAGGCTAAATTTGATTTTAACAGATTGTTCAAAGATGCCAGAAGCAGCGATTCATTAAAGTTAGGTAATTATCTCAGATCATTAAGTGGGACTAATCTCAATATGATACTCCCTTATGCTGAAGTTCGTGGCCCTTCTTTGTTTTATTCTATCGATCGCAGAAATACAATAGGTCTTAATACCCGGGTGCGATTGCTCAACCAGTTTGAAGACTTTAACGGTGATGTATTTAATGCCGTTCTTCACGGACTTACTAATTCAGGGAACAGCTTTAGTGTGAATAATAGTACCCCTTATTACTGGACCTCGCATCTGGTAACAGATCTCGGACTTTCTTATGGAGTCGTTTTGATGGACAAAGGAAAAGATTTTGTTAAAGCGGGTATCACTGCGAAGTTTTACAGAGGAAATGCTTTTCTGAATATGTCGGGAACATCGCTTGATGGAACTTATTATTCTGATGGAGATTCTTTGGTAGTCAACGATGCTGATTTTACTATGTCGAGCAATCTGACCGATGAAAAAGCAAATCAATTGCGGAATTTCGGTACAGTCTCAAATTTCTTCGATCAATTCTTTGGTAAATCAGCCGGAACAGGCTTTGGTGGAGATGTCGGAGTTATCTATGAATATCGCCCTGATCACGAATCTTATTATTATGATATGGATAATGAAACTCATATCTATGACCGCGAAGTCAATAAATATAAATTCAAAGCGTCTCTCTCTGTTCTTGATATCGGAAAAGTGAGATACAAAGATGTTCAGTCAATTCATGTAACAGGAAGCGGTACTATTACCAACGTTAATGAAGTGCATTTTAATAATTATTCTGAACTGAATGACAATTTTACTTCTTTTGGTTTGACTGTAGATAGTGTTACAGGACAAACTGTCGATGTGAAATTACCTACTACACTTGTTGCAGGTATTGATTATAAATTTATAAATCACGTGTATGGTAATTTGACTTACATGCAAGGTGTAGTTACTGACATGAAGGTTCCTGGAAATTATTATTACAACCAGGTTACATTAACTCCTCGGTACGAATCTAAACGATATGATATCGGAGTTCCTGTTTCATATAATATGATGAGTGAAGATGTGAAAGTCGGATTCGGAGCACGTGTGGCTTTCTTTACAATTGGTAGTGATGACCTTCTTGGATATTTCGGTTCTAACTCTAAAGGGTTTAATGTTTACTTCGGAATAAGAGCAAATATTAATTTCAAAAAACCAAAAGACAGCGACGGCGATAAAGTCTCTGACAAACTGGATTCATGTATTTTCGAAAAAGGTGTGTGGGCTTATAAAGGTTGTCCGATTCCTGATAAAGACGGAGATGGAATTTTAGATCCTGATGATCTTTGTCCTGATCTTGCCGGATTAAAATCCGCAAGAGGTTGTCCTGATCGTGATCTTGATAGCATCGCTGATGCATCAGATAATTGTCCGGATGTATATGGTATGTTGAAATTCAATGGTTGTCCTGATACCGATGGAGATGATGTTCCTGATATGAATGATTCATGTCCTAACATCAAAGGTGAGCCGCGTTACAATGGTTGTCCTGATACAGATGGCGATGGACTTTCAGATAACTTAGACAAGTGTCCGGATAAAGCAGGTCCTGTTGCAAACGAAGGTTGTCCTGATACAGATAATGATGGCATAGCAGATAACCTGGATCGTTGTCCTGAAAAAGCAGGTCCTAGATCAAATAATGGTTGTCCTGAAATTTCTGTTGAAGTTAAAAAACGACTGGCATTTGCTGCAACTGCAATTCAATTTGATTTTGCAAAAGCTACGATCAAGAAAGGTTCTTTCAAATTACTTGATGAGATTGTTGCTATCCTGAATGAATACAGCGATTACAACATGACAATCTTCGGACATACAGATAATATCGGAACGGATAGTACGAATATGAAACTTTCAAGAGACCGTGCAAATTCGGTTCGTGAATATTTCATAAGCAAAGGCATTACAACAGATCGCCTGACGTCTGATGGTTTCGGAGAATCACAACCGGTTGCAACGAATAAAACATCTGCCGGTCGTGCGAAGAACAGAAGAGTAGATATGGATCTTAAATTGAAATAA
- a CDS encoding T9SS type A sorting domain-containing protein produces the protein MKKYRYKNIFTLAIFLLIAATSTFAQPMVGNYTINSNQATGGTNFQTFFEFSTALSTNGISGNVVADVVMGSGPYDEQVVFNTVPGAADTASVTINGNGETITAFTTTTDRYVIRLTDVQYFGITNLRVVRDTTSSGGFYGIHIFNTGRNISITNCHVDMSGTTSTLYGAYVASGSETSILTTGDFHDLTFFNDTATGGGYGVSVFGLVSDLASNIVISNNTFYDFHSNGVYLRETDGAIINDNYFDKRTSNITSVNAIQIAQAANINSLIFGNFIKVSQVDNGSMPFRGIYLFNGTGHRVFNNVIHDVNLTSGNFTAIEVRTAGTAPEIYFNTISLDNPNTSSGELVGIAEELSNTNSIIRNNIISISQPTIAVKAGLVLGGSSTPTTALNSDYNDIWVPGGNVAMKATIATIPYPTLTDWQTASGQDMNSQNVDPGFVSQFIMIPTNSLLDNTGVVIPTVLTDITGALRNSPPDMGAFEFLGTGVSQLSKNNQLMVYPSPVNSKLNVKLNSGGQASVVSVYSMKGELVLNRSVSGIVNEVSFDVSDLANGVYTIKTFQSDRIATGRFIKN, from the coding sequence ATGAAGAAATACAGATACAAGAATATTTTTACGCTCGCTATTTTTTTACTGATAGCAGCAACATCAACTTTTGCTCAACCCATGGTTGGCAACTACACAATCAACTCCAATCAAGCGACTGGCGGAACAAATTTCCAGACCTTCTTTGAATTTTCTACTGCACTTTCTACAAATGGAATTTCAGGGAATGTAGTCGCTGATGTTGTGATGGGATCAGGGCCGTATGATGAACAAGTTGTTTTTAATACTGTGCCCGGAGCGGCTGATACTGCTTCTGTAACAATTAATGGAAATGGTGAAACAATAACTGCCTTTACAACAACTACGGACAGATATGTTATCCGCCTTACCGATGTACAATATTTCGGCATCACTAATTTGCGAGTCGTAAGAGATACTACATCTTCAGGTGGTTTTTATGGAATTCATATTTTTAATACCGGAAGGAATATTTCAATCACAAATTGTCATGTGGATATGTCCGGGACAACAAGTACTTTGTATGGTGCTTACGTAGCTTCCGGTTCTGAGACAAGTATTCTTACCACTGGTGATTTTCATGACCTCACTTTTTTCAATGATACTGCAACAGGTGGTGGATATGGTGTTTCTGTATTTGGATTGGTTAGTGATCTTGCTTCCAATATTGTAATCTCTAACAATACTTTTTATGATTTTCATTCTAATGGCGTTTATCTTCGTGAAACTGATGGCGCAATTATCAATGATAATTATTTTGACAAACGTACTTCAAATATTACATCAGTCAATGCCATCCAGATCGCGCAAGCAGCTAATATCAATTCATTGATCTTCGGAAATTTTATTAAAGTATCTCAAGTCGATAATGGTTCTATGCCTTTCAGAGGAATATATTTATTTAACGGCACCGGACATAGAGTATTCAATAATGTGATCCATGATGTTAATCTGACCAGTGGGAATTTCACTGCAATTGAAGTTCGCACAGCAGGTACAGCACCGGAAATTTATTTCAACACCATCTCACTTGACAATCCGAATACTTCATCAGGGGAACTTGTTGGAATTGCTGAGGAATTGTCAAATACGAATTCTATAATCAGGAATAATATTATCAGTATTTCGCAACCCACAATAGCTGTGAAGGCGGGTCTTGTATTAGGAGGTAGTTCAACTCCGACAACTGCTTTGAATAGTGATTACAATGACATTTGGGTTCCCGGTGGAAATGTTGCAATGAAAGCAACTATTGCTACTATACCTTATCCTACTTTAACTGACTGGCAAACTGCGAGTGGTCAGGATATGAATAGCCAGAATGTTGATCCGGGATTTGTTTCTCAGTTTATTATGATTCCTACAAATAGTTTGCTCGATAATACCGGTGTTGTAATACCAACGGTCTTGACTGATATCACTGGAGCACTGAGAAACTCACCGCCTGACATGGGTGCATTTGAATTTCTTGGAACGGGAGTATCCCAGTTGTCAAAGAACAACCAACTTATGGTTTATCCTTCGCCGGTGAATTCAAAACTGAATGTAAAATTAAATTCCGGCGGACAGGCTTCTGTAGTATCTGTTTATTCGATGAAAGGTGAACTCGTTCTTAATCGATCAGTTTCCGGAATTGTTAATGAAGTATCATTCGATGTTTCTGATCTTGCAAATGGTGTTTATACTATCAAAACATTTCAGTCTGATAGAATAGCAACTGGTAGGTTTATTAAAAACTAA
- the infB gene encoding translation initiation factor IF-2 gives MAEVEKTFRLSKAIKEFNLSLDHIVDFLTKKGFKVESNPNTKLPGDAYALLLKEFQGDKSAKEEAQQLAQNKMRKETVILDAQEKPKAASKKDDDSSEILIKNVGAANAQKEEAPKAKKEEAPKAKKEEVPASVIKAKADKVEGPKVVGMIDIDGDSKKKKTVKDEVPAEDTKEEKAKKTAAKKKKDDDDAAAKVVADAETAAVEKAKKATKEVKAVTPKTEEQPPAPVMEKAPEPVVTPPAPEVKEVVAEKTPEAPAPAKTDEPPASDQVAGDDIHRIKRTKLSGPTIMGKIELPVDPPKRKPVASSTGSVGDKDKKKRKRTDRKGTPVPQDKSTRPPGAPGSQAPGSRPPFKPGGRNPNYKGNNPNNRPPGTPGENKTELTEKQIQDQIKATLARLSGGGKSRSSKMRKARRDERNTEKEAQAQDAAENRVIQVTEFVTANDLARLMDKSVTEIISACMSLGMFVSINQRLDAETLTVVAEEFGYTVEFVSADVQETIGVEEDKPEDIKPRSPIVTVMGHVDHGKTSLLDYIRKANVIAGEAGGITQHIGAYEVQLENGKKITFLDTPGHEAFTAMRARGAKVTDVAIIVIAADDSVMPQTIEAINHAQAAGVPMVFAINKVDKPDSNPERIREQLSKMNILVEDWGGKYQCQEISAKKGQNIEALLEKVLLEAEMLDLKANANRRANGTVIESMLDKGRGYVMTVLVQGGTLKVGDILLAGCYSGRVKALYNERGFRIKEAGPSAPAQVLGMTGAPQAGDLFNVMEDEREARDIANKRLQLQREQGIRTHKHITLDEIGRRLAIGNFKELNVIVKGDVDGSIEALADSLLKLSNPEIQINIIHKSVGAITESDVLLASASNAIIIGFQVRPSVNARKLAESEEIEIRLYSIIYTAINEIKLAMEGMLAPEFQEKIVGNIEIRETFKIPKIGTIAGCMVLDGKISRNTKIRVVRDGIVVYSGELASLKRFKDDVKEVSAGYECGLSIHNFNDIQINDIIEGYEQVAVKRTLA, from the coding sequence ATGGCAGAAGTAGAAAAGACGTTTAGATTAAGTAAGGCTATCAAAGAATTCAATCTTAGCTTGGACCACATTGTGGATTTTCTGACTAAGAAAGGTTTTAAGGTAGAAAGCAACCCAAATACCAAGTTGCCCGGGGATGCCTATGCCCTTTTGTTAAAGGAATTTCAAGGCGATAAGTCTGCGAAAGAAGAAGCACAACAACTTGCTCAGAATAAAATGAGAAAAGAAACTGTGATTCTTGACGCTCAGGAAAAACCTAAAGCAGCTTCGAAGAAAGATGATGACTCTTCTGAGATCCTCATCAAGAATGTTGGGGCAGCAAATGCCCAAAAAGAGGAAGCTCCAAAGGCAAAGAAGGAAGAGGCTCCTAAAGCGAAGAAAGAAGAAGTTCCCGCTTCAGTTATCAAAGCAAAAGCCGACAAGGTTGAAGGACCGAAGGTTGTTGGAATGATCGACATTGATGGTGATTCTAAGAAAAAGAAAACCGTTAAAGACGAAGTTCCTGCTGAAGATACTAAGGAAGAAAAAGCGAAGAAAACTGCAGCGAAGAAAAAGAAAGATGATGACGATGCTGCAGCGAAAGTTGTTGCTGATGCAGAAACTGCCGCAGTAGAAAAAGCTAAGAAAGCAACGAAAGAAGTTAAAGCAGTAACTCCAAAAACTGAAGAGCAGCCCCCTGCTCCTGTCATGGAGAAAGCTCCGGAACCTGTTGTAACGCCACCGGCGCCAGAGGTGAAAGAAGTAGTTGCAGAAAAAACTCCCGAAGCTCCGGCTCCGGCAAAAACGGATGAGCCTCCTGCTTCCGATCAGGTTGCAGGTGATGATATTCACAGGATCAAAAGAACAAAACTTTCCGGTCCAACGATCATGGGTAAAATTGAATTACCTGTTGATCCTCCAAAACGTAAACCGGTTGCTTCGTCGACAGGTTCAGTTGGTGACAAGGACAAGAAAAAAAGAAAACGTACTGACCGAAAAGGAACTCCTGTTCCTCAGGACAAAAGTACTCGTCCTCCGGGCGCACCGGGCTCACAAGCTCCGGGTTCACGTCCTCCGTTCAAACCGGGTGGAAGAAATCCAAATTACAAAGGAAACAATCCGAATAATCGTCCACCGGGAACACCTGGAGAGAATAAAACTGAATTGACTGAAAAGCAAATTCAGGATCAGATCAAAGCAACGCTTGCTCGTTTGAGTGGTGGTGGTAAATCGAGATCTTCGAAAATGCGTAAAGCACGTCGTGACGAAAGAAATACAGAGAAAGAAGCACAAGCACAAGATGCAGCAGAAAACAGAGTGATTCAGGTAACTGAATTCGTAACTGCAAATGATCTTGCACGCTTGATGGATAAATCAGTTACTGAAATTATCTCTGCTTGTATGTCTCTGGGTATGTTCGTTTCGATCAACCAGCGTCTGGATGCAGAAACATTAACTGTCGTAGCTGAAGAATTCGGTTACACTGTTGAATTCGTTTCAGCAGATGTGCAGGAAACAATTGGTGTAGAAGAAGACAAGCCTGAAGATATTAAACCACGTTCACCGATCGTTACAGTAATGGGACACGTTGATCATGGAAAAACTTCATTGCTGGATTATATCCGTAAAGCAAATGTAATTGCAGGTGAAGCCGGTGGTATCACTCAGCACATTGGTGCATACGAAGTACAACTTGAAAACGGAAAGAAAATTACTTTCCTTGATACTCCCGGTCACGAAGCCTTCACTGCCATGCGTGCACGTGGTGCGAAAGTTACCGATGTTGCAATTATTGTGATAGCAGCAGACGACAGTGTGATGCCTCAAACTATTGAAGCGATCAATCACGCACAGGCTGCAGGTGTACCAATGGTATTTGCAATCAACAAAGTTGATAAGCCCGATTCAAACCCGGAGCGTATCCGCGAACAATTATCGAAAATGAATATCCTTGTCGAAGACTGGGGTGGAAAATATCAGTGTCAGGAGATCAGTGCGAAAAAAGGTCAGAACATTGAAGCGTTACTTGAAAAAGTATTGCTTGAAGCAGAGATGCTGGATCTGAAGGCAAATGCTAATCGCCGTGCAAATGGAACTGTGATCGAATCAATGCTTGACAAAGGCCGTGGTTATGTAATGACAGTTTTGGTACAAGGCGGAACACTGAAAGTTGGCGACATTCTTTTAGCAGGATGTTACAGTGGTCGTGTGAAAGCACTTTACAATGAAAGAGGATTCCGTATCAAGGAAGCCGGTCCATCAGCTCCTGCACAGGTGCTTGGTATGACAGGCGCTCCACAAGCCGGTGATCTTTTCAACGTAATGGAAGACGAACGCGAAGCACGTGACATTGCAAACAAACGTTTGCAGTTACAACGTGAGCAGGGAATCCGTACACACAAACACATCACACTTGATGAGATCGGTCGTCGTTTGGCGATTGGAAACTTCAAGGAGTTGAATGTAATTGTGAAAGGTGACGTGGATGGTTCAATTGAAGCTCTTGCAGATTCATTATTGAAACTTTCCAATCCGGAAATTCAAATTAACATTATTCATAAATCTGTCGGTGCCATTACTGAATCAGATGTATTGCTTGCATCAGCATCGAATGCCATCATCATCGGCTTCCAGGTTCGTCCGTCGGTGAATGCACGTAAGCTTGCTGAATCAGAAGAGATCGAGATCAGATTATATTCAATCATCTACACTGCGATCAACGAAATTAAACTTGCCATGGAAGGTATGTTAGCTCCGGAATTCCAGGAGAAGATCGTTGGTAACATTGAGATCCGTGAGACTTTCAAAATTCCGAAGATCGGAACGATTGCAGGTTGTATGGTACTCGATGGAAAGATCAGCAGAAATACGAAGATCAGAGTTGTTCGTGACGGTATCGTTGTTTACTCAGGTGAACTTGCATCGTTGAAACGTTTCAAAGATGATGTGAAAGAAGTTTCTGCAGGCTACGAATGCGGATTAAGTATCCATAATTTCAATGATATTCAGATCAATGATATTATTGAAGGATATGAGCAGGTAGCTGTTAAGCGGACGCTGGCTTAA
- a CDS encoding ribosome assembly cofactor RimP: MDIKEEITKLVEEKIAGSDNFLVEVKVTPGKVLVTLDHPQGIMIEECVKVNRHLQAHFENTPVFEHRELEVGSPGMEEPLLVLKQFHKRIGREVSVLTFDGVKHTGTLMSADENELSLNEDIVIKTGNKKEKQKQLNNIPFNNIKETRVIFSFDKII, encoded by the coding sequence ATGGATATAAAAGAAGAAATAACGAAATTAGTTGAGGAAAAAATCGCAGGAAGCGATAATTTTCTGGTTGAAGTAAAAGTGACACCGGGGAAAGTACTGGTAACACTTGATCATCCGCAGGGAATAATGATTGAAGAATGTGTAAAAGTGAACCGTCACTTACAAGCTCACTTTGAAAATACACCGGTCTTTGAACATCGCGAACTGGAGGTCGGATCGCCTGGAATGGAAGAACCTCTTCTTGTTCTTAAACAATTTCACAAACGAATAGGACGCGAAGTAAGCGTTCTTACGTTCGACGGAGTGAAACATACCGGAACTTTGATGTCAGCAGACGAAAATGAATTGTCGTTGAACGAAGACATCGTGATCAAGACCGGCAATAAAAAAGAAAAACAAAAACAATTAAATAATATTCCTTTCAACAACATTAAAGAAACGAGAGTTATATTCTCATTCGACAAAATCATTTGA